CATATCCTCAGCCAGAAACACAGCATCTGACAGTTGTGATGAGCCGGCAAGACCCTGCATGCTGGTATTTTGCATCAAGGCCAGCCCGAGAAGACTAATTGAAAAAACTACCAGCGCAATCAACACCTCGAGCAGGCTAAAACCTCGCTCTACGGTGAAGCCTTTCACTTTATGGGCAGGCAAATTCATCTGTATTTACTCTTCCTGTTAAACTGATAGTAATTTGTCGCCCAGTTTCACCTACTCTTGAATCACAAAACTGCAACACTCCATTTCCCGTTGTTGTCATTCCTCGGGAGTTGTAACGAATATTTGCAAGCGCAGAGTTAATTGCTATATCAGAGCTCTTATTAAAAGTCATAAGATTAACTCCTCCAGACACAGTTTCATCAACTGTCCAACCATTATTCCAATTGTTAGCGATTGGTTGCAGAATAACGGGAACTCCTGTTTTTAACGCTTCACTGCGGGCGGCATGACTCGCGGCAACAAAATGATTTACATCTGCAGTAATACGATTATTTCTAATCATTTCCTGGAATCCCGGCGCAACAACCCCAGCCAGAATTCCGGCAACAGCCAAGACAACCATCAACTCAATCAACGTGAATCCACGCTGTTTATTCATACGCAAAAGAACCACCTCTACTCATTCATCTATGAATAGCGTCACTGAAGCAAATCCGTTTGCTTGCACTACTGTTTATATTTTAGACACCAAGACGCATAAGCGTACCTGATAAGTACCCAAAACAGTTACTAATTAGTTAACCAGTTGTAAGATAAAGGAATAAGAGTAAAGCAATTCAAATAGTTGTGTAACTGATTTGAGTCCTGTTTTTAATAACTCAAAACGATCTCAGCCGATTCTTATGCGCCCTGTGGGAGATATAACAAGCCGCTTACTATAGCTGTCACCTCTGACCTGAATAATAAAAGTGCCATTCTTATTAATCCCTCCTGAAGCACCTATTTTAAGAAAACCAATTTGATTCCAAACGATTCCAACCCCCTCAGGAAACGCACTCTGACGTAAAAGACGATCTACCGCCGGATCAAACTGACTATCTCCATTTAAATCGTTAAACGTAAGCATCCCTCTATCCCAGTTATTACCACACCGGTTTGTCACATTATTGAGAGGGCATATATGGATAGTTTCCTGTCGGCTTACCGCCTCATATCGCGCCTGACTATAACCATCTTTAAATAACTGAACAGCAGACTCCAGCTTTTGTGAACGAACAAAACCCACCAGCGAAGGGACGCCAATAGTCAGTAAAATAACCAATATACTCAGGACAATCATCAGTTCTATCAGAGAAAATCCTTTTTCCTTACTGTACTTCATCTTCTTGCCCTCTCCGTCCATGGTTTACCAGCAATCGCCAATCGAAGCAGTACCGCCCAGCGCTGTTTTTATACCTGACTGATTAATCCCTAGCTGTCCGCATGCATCATTACTCTGCCCACCTTTAGGTGCAGCCAATAGAATAAATCCATTATTCACCGCACCATGAAACCAATAACGACTGCCCATATCGCCGTCGATGGCACAAGCAGATGTAAAGATAAAATCTGTTCCATTTGCATCCAAAACCGGCCCATAACTCAAATCAGCCGCAAAGCGTCGTTCCAGCTGCTGGCTCATATCCAACAAACATAAGCGAGCGGATTCACGCCAGCTACGCTGTATATATTGCACGTATGAAGGGTAGGCGATGGCAGCTAACAAACCCACAATAGCAACAGCGATCATCAGTTCAATAAGCGTAAAGCCCCATGATTTGCGCTTCTGAGCATAAACCATCAGTCACGCTCCAGATAACGCCAACTGGTGCGGCCACTTGAATCCGGGTCTCGCTGGATACCGTCAGGTAAAGCTTTTTTTGGATCAGACTGATCATCCGCACCGATCCGAAAGTTATAATCATCGCCCACGATCACTGTACTACCTGCGCCATTCCCCAGCGTTTCGCCTGAAGCAACAACTTTTCCGCCATTACTATCGGTGACTTTATCCTGATCATCAAACCTGCCATCCCGGTTATTATCCGCCGTAACATAGCTCAGGCGACTACCTGAAAATTTATCCAGCGATAACTCACTACTTTCCCCGCCTGCCCGACAGGGATCTGCAGTATATCGTTTTGTCGCAAACGTAACTTTTAACCCGGTCAGCTGAGGCTCTACAAGCACTCGTTCCCCAAGAGTAACGCCGTTCCCGCTGGCATCAGGGTTCTGAAGATCCATAAACCAGCCAGCCTGACTCTCTTGCAGCAAGTTATTCGTCGTTAGTCGGAGTTCCCGGTTAACGCCACCAATATCAAACGTTCCTTGTTGATAAATCCGCTGTTCTAGTAACGCTGATCGCCCTCCAGTGATAATCCTTCCTTTATCAATCACCCCGTACAACGTCTGCAAACCTCTATCCGTTTTATCTGATGATTCAAAATCTTTTCCCGTACCAAAAAACAGCATATTGCGGCCTTTTTTGTCTTCAGACACGGCAATACCCGCTGTAATCGCTTGTATATCACTCGCGCTACAGAACTGGCTTCCGGTTGAATAGCGACACGCCTGAAACAGCTTGTATGCCAGGCCCCACTGCGCTGAATCCGCACTGCTCAGATCAAATTTCCACACATTGCCATACAGATCACCACCATAAATAACATCCACTGTTTCACCGTCATCCGAGACAGGCGATAGAGTCGCCATTCCGTTCGGCCTGTTTAATCCAGCAGGTGCCTCATCAATCCCCGTATCGGTTGAAAGCTTCATCATCTGTAGTCCGGTCGCCAGATCAATCAGATAGATCACCGCATCGCCGGTGTTGCTCGTACGCCCATCCGGCTCAGTACTGTTATAACCGTTACCAAAAACCGCATACCAGTGGCCATCTTTAAGTTTGACAATAATCGGTTGCGAATAGCTGTAGCCCATATCCGCATCATCGCTATCGGTAAACTCCCAGGCAAATAACTGGTCTGCCCTAGCCTCAGTAAAATCATCAGGATCAGTAATATCCAGAACATAGACTCCCTGACCTCCGCCATTCAAACCACCCGCCAGCATCGTTCGCCAATCACCGTCGATAAAGGCATCATTCACCATCGGGGACCCGTCCACATAGTAACGATGCTGATACTCCTCAGCAGCTAGATACTTGAGCTTTGGTAGCAAAACCGATGGGATATAGGCCAGAAGCTCTTTCCCATCAGATGCTCTGAAACCATGAAGCATGCCATCATTGGCGCCCACATAAATCATCGGTTCCCGTGTCTTAGTGGCGGCTTTAAAGGCTCGATAAGAGGCGCTGCTATTAAACCCTCTCGATGCCCCGATATAGATCGGATTTGAATGAACGATATCACCCAGAAGAGTATTTCTACCCCGCAAACCCACCACTGATTCACCGCGGGTATAGCGAATCAACTCGTCCGCCGAAGAGACGCCCAATAACCGTTTATCAGATGCATTCAACTTATCTACCCGAAAAGGAATGCCCACCCCTCCCCTATTCGTATACATCCGCCTGGCAGACGGTTCAGGAATAGACAAGGAGGCCTGCCATGACGGCATTTGGTTAAAACCAAGATGGCCGGTTGAAGCGTCAAACATCGCCCGATAAGCACTCAACTCTCCCGTCCAGTCTGAAGTGTTATAACTGGCCTGATAAAGATTCAAGCCCGCACTCACGTAACCGCTATTCGCACTCAGGCGGGTTTCGGTGAACGATTTTCGACTGATGTCAGCAAAGATGCGGTTTAACGAAGTCAGCAGTTCAGTTTCATTGCCCGCTAGAAAGTATTCGCCATGCCCTTTTACTGCCGCCTCTTTCAACATGGGAAAGTCAATATCAAAGCCAATTGTATAGGTATGCATATTCTGAACACCTTCCTGGCTACTCAGATCCGTTTCCCAGGTGAACCTGGCTAAATCATCCAGAAAATATCGGGCGTATGAGTACGTATTCCCTCTAAAAACATACGAGTAATTATCATCATCAGACCTGTCCCAATCAGGCAAATTACTGCCCGCATCAACATCATTCAGGCTACTAAAATTCCCGTCCTGCGTTGGCTGGCCATCTGACAGCACAATAGTAAAATTTTTCTGGCATTGATGGGTGATCGGCGATCGGTAGTTGCTTCCGGTATGCGAAAAATGCCCCCTCATTCCTCTGAAATAACGGCTAACCTCATAATGCGCCTCTGCAACCGGGGTATTACCACCAGCGCTATAGCCGTTTAATGTGGTTAACAGGTCTGTCTGACTGGCGCCACACGCTTGATCTATCTGCCCTCCGTCATTGCCATTCAGGCGCGCCAACCCAATCCTCATCCCCTGACCAGACTGAATCACGGTTTCAGCGGCAGACTTAGCTTGCTCCATCTTTGATGCTCCGCCGCTGACGGGCGCACGCCCCATACTGCCCGACGTATCAAGCAGCAGCATCACATTAGGCTCAACAGCTTCAGTAACACCAATAGGAACCTGAGCTAAATTGTATTCAGCAGCCTCTGCCTGCCAGGTGAACAACAGCAACAGTGGCAACGCTTTAAACATCCTTGTTATAGTCATTATCAATACTCAAATCGCTTACGATATTCACTTATAAGAACGACTTCACTGTTCCCTGTCGCCCCTGTATTCCGGCTCAACTGACGAAATAATCCTGAGCCTGATGCGCCAAGATAGGAGCCTTTAATGGCCTTGTTATCCGCGTCATACTCTCTGAATTCCAGCGACACCCGCAGGGGCCTGGCGACCGTCGCTGACAGACGTGCATTTACATCAAATACCGACAGTAAATGGGCTTTAGTTTCCCAATCATCGACCGAACCGGGCTGCAACAATTCATCTTTCAGAGCAGAGCCCTTTGAACTATCAAACACTAATTCGCGGCTCGTTGAGCGCCAGTCATCGTAATGGATCAAGTTTGGCATCTCGTCTTGCTCTGACAACCACTTTTCAGAATAGAGCAAAGCTGTTTCTGTAGCTTCAAAAGCGACAGCCTCGTCCTGCATATTGGCCGCCATCCTCAATTGCAATACATTACTCTGTAAAGAGGTAGAGGCCATCAAAGCCATAACCAGTAATAAAACCAATGCCACCACTAAGGTGGCGCCCTGCTGCAGATTCACTCCCCCTTTCATAGCTTATTCATCCATCAATTCCTTTCACTACCAGCGCATTTCTGATTAAGGCTGTTGCGGCAAACATCTGATAAAGACGGCGATCGGATGTATCGACTACGTCAAATGGGGCGGCCAGTTGCTGTGCCTGATCGACAACGCCCGTTCCAGAACTGCTTATCAATAGATATACACGCGCACTAATTATGTTATCCCTGTCGACAGCCGATAGGCTGGCAAGCACTTTATAGTTATCCACAAGTTTGTCTGCATCAGCGTCGACACCGTATTCGACTACCATCTCAGTCACCCCCTCTACCAAAGCATCACGATTACGGTAAAGCGCTATACGACCAACACCGGTGGCGCCCACATAGTAGGCAAAACCATCAATGCCCAGGCCGGGCAGATATACTATGTCACTACGTACACTTCCCTGATTGATCACCAGATCAGAATGTATCGCTTCAAACTCCGTAATATCCACAGCGGTATTGAATACCCCTTCAATAATCGGATTTCCGGAGATGCCAACACCACTTTGACGTAAGTCTCGCAATAACGCATGGATAGCAAAACGTCCATTTTCCTGGACTTCTGACATCGCATCCTGAAGCTGATAGGTGCGGGCAGAAGTGACATAAGCTATCAGCATTGCAGAGGTCAGCAGTAAACCGATCACTGATGCGATCATCAGTTCAATGAGAGAAAAGCCAGACTGGCCCTTATGGGGAAGGAAAAGAGGCGTCATATCAACTCCACCTCATGTATATAACTGGAAGCCGGCTTTCCATCCTGCCCACCCCAGCTAACTGTGATACTGATCACCTGTTGATTACGCGTAATTACCGCATCACCCCGGGGAAGGCTGCTTTCAATCCAGTCTAAGCAGGAGTTAAGATCGTTATAGGCAAGTTTTTTTCCAACGGGAGTTATCGGAGGGTTAACGAAGTCTGCCGCGGTATCAGTTGCAGAGAGCTGATAGAGGTCATTTAGGGCAGCTTGCTTATTAAGACGTATCCGGTCTGCCAGATCAGCCGCCATCGCTATCGCCTGGGTTTGCAGGTACGCACTTTGATTCTGTTCTAACCCGCGGACCTGCATGATCATCATGCCGGACAAACCAACAGCTACCAGCACCAGAGTGACCAGCACTTCAATCAGGCTAGCGCCTTGTTGAGGGAGTTTATTTACGACAGAGCTATCACAGAAGGAGCGCTTAAAGCTCCGTTGCTCACAGACGAACGGAAAAACAAGAGAAACCAGTCCCTGTATACACATCACAACATCCTTGTTGTTTAGTTAGCAGCGCCTCTAGCGCCAAGCACAACTATATTAGTCAGTGCTGTAACAATTTTCCAGATACATTCGGCTCATCCTGTGCCCTAAGATCATGATCTGAATCAAAAACCTGCTGATAAAGCCGCGTTAAAGGCAGAATAGTATTTACTCAACCGAGAGTATTTTGACTTCGAATTTAATATTCTTGCCCGCCAACGGATGATTAAAATCGACCGTCACCATCTTGTCATCAAATTCAGCAACAACACCAGGCAGTTCACCATCAGAGGCATCGGCAAAAGAGACGACCAAACCCGGCTCCAACACCATATCACCAAACTGCTTCCGGGGAAGCCGCTGCATATTACTGGGATTAGACATGCCAAAACCTTGTTCCGGCTGAATATCAATCACCGCTTCATCGCCAGACTTCATACCCATCAGGGTTTTCTCAAAGCCCTCCAGCAATTGGCCATCACCGACAACAAAAGTCGCCGGTTTGCCTTCAAAGTTGGAATCAACCACCTGTCCATCTTCCAGCTTAATTGCAAAATGTAGCGTTACTTTAGCATCTGGAGCGATTGTCAGTTGCGACATAGTATCAGACCTTTAACTTGAATTATTATTGCTGTCAGAAAACCATATCATATCGATAATCAGCATCGCCGCTCCGATAGTGATCGCCGTATCAGCAAGATTAAATGCGGGAAAATAATACCCATCGTAGTGCAACGAAATAAAGTCGATGACATACCCTTGTACGACCCGATCATAAAGATTGCCCAGAGCCCCTCCGAGCAACAACGCCAGACCTGCACCCAGCCAACGCTGCTGACGCGGAGTGCGCGCCATCCACACTAACAGTACAATGCTAACGACAACCGCTATTACCGCAAAGAACCAGCGCTGCCAGCCTCCGGCTTTAGCCAGAAAGCTGAACGCGGCCCCGGTATTATGCAGCAGAGTCAGATCAAACACAGGCAATTGAGGGTGCGCCACACCATAGGGCAGCAGGCTGGACGCCTGATACTTAGTGAACAAATCCAGTACCAAAACCACCGCCACCAACCAGAGCCAGCTTAACGCTGTACGCTGCGTTGTCATAGTTCAGCCTTATGCAAAGCTACGTTGCTCACCGTCACCGGCAACGTTGTCTACGCAGCGATCACACAGCTCTTCGTGTTCTGGATGATTACCCACGTCTTCACGATGATGCCAGCAGCGACCACACTTCGCGTGTTCGCTCTTAGTAACAGTTACGCTCAGCCCCTCCAGCTCTGTTTCAACCGCATTTTCAGCTTCAGATGCCGGTTTCACTTGCGCCCGGGAGGTAATCAAAACAAAGCGTAGCTCATCCGCCAGCTGCTCTAATTGAACCTGAAGCTCAGGTGCACAGAACAGAGTTACTTCAGCTTCCAGACTACCGCCGATATGACCGGCGGCACGTTGGTTTTCCAGTTCTTTGTTGACTACCGTTTTCACATTCAGCACTTGCTGCCAGTAATCCCGTCCCAACACAGCAGCATCATCCAACTTTGACAAGCCACGGTACCAGGTGACCAACTGAACTGAATCAGCACGTTCGCCCGGCAACTCTTTCCAGATTTCGTCTGCAGTAAAGCTAAGAATAGGCGCAACCCAGCGCACCATCGCTTCAACAATATGATACAGGGCTGTCTGACAAGAACGGCGCGCCACGGAATCGGACTTAGCGGTATACTGACGATCTTTGATGATATCCAGATAGAAACCACCCAGATCCAGCGAACAGAAGTGCGATATCTTCTGATAGACCTGCAGCATCTGGTACTGATCGTAATGACCTTCCAGCTCATCCTGCAGGCAGGCCGCACGATCTACCGCCCAACGATCCAGCGCGACCATATCCTCAGGTGCAACCATATCTGTTTCAGGATTAAAGCCTTCCAGATTAGACAGCAGGAAGCGCGCGGTATTACGAATCCGGCGATATGCGTCAGCAGTACGTTTCAGGATCTCATCAGAAACCGTCATCTCCGAACTGAAATCTGTTGATGCGACCCACAGACGCAAAATATCCGCGCCATATTTATTCATCACTTCCTGTGGCGATACCACGTTACCAACAGATTTTGACATCTTCCGGCCATCACCATCCACAGTGAAGCCATGGGTCAGCACCTGCTTATAAGGTGCACAGCCATTGATAGCGATACTGGTTTTCAGAGACGACTGGAACCAGCCCCGATGCTGATCGGAACCTTCAAGATAAAGATCGGCGGGGAACTCCAGCCCTTCTGTCGGTTTCAGAACAGAGTGATGAGTCACACCGGAATCAAACCATACATCCAGCGTATCCAGTACTTTCTCATACTGATCAGCTTCCTCACCTAATAACTCGGCAGCATCCAGATCAAACCAGGCATCGATACCGGACTGCTCTACCCTCAGCGCAACCTGCTCAATCAAATTAGCCGTATCCGGATGCAGTTCAGCGGTTGTTTTATTGACGAACAACGCTATAGGTACGCCCCAGGTACGCTGACGGGAAACACACCAGTCAGGACTCTGCTCGACCATAGACTCGATCCGGTTCTGGCCCCAGCCTGGGAACCATTCAACCTGCTTGATCGCATCCAGCGCATCTTGCTTCAGGCCCTTCTCTTCCATGCTGATAAACCATTGCGGTGTCGCACGGTAGATCAGTGGCGTTTTAGTCCGCCAGCAGTGAGGATAGCTGTGACTGAATTTATTCTTCAGAATCAGACGATTATTCGCTTCCAAAGCGGCCACAATAGCATCTTCAACTTTATAAACATGCTGTCCTTCAAACTCACCGGCATTGGCCGTAAAAACACCATTAGGGCCAACCAGATTCAGCGTGCCTATACCGTATGCACGACCAACGTTAAAATCTTCCACACCATGGTCGGGAGCCGTATGTACCGCGCCGGTACCCGCCTCGGTAGTAACGTGATCACCCAGAATTACCGGCACCTGCTTATCGTAGAACGGATGATGCAGCTGCTGATTTTCAAGCGCGGCACCCGTACAACGGCCAACGACACTGTACTCTTCGATGCCATAACGCTGCATCGCATCTTCAACCAACGCCTCAACCAGTAACAGACGCTCATTTCCAGCCTGAACCAGTACGTAATCCAGTTCAGCATTCAACGAGACCGCCTGGTTCGCTGGCAGTGTCCAGGGCGTTGTAGTCCAGATAACAACAGACGCTTCGCCTTCACCTGAGAGTTCATCAAAACAACTCAGGAAAGCAGACTGATCTACCGGCGCAAAACGCACATCGATCGCCAGTGAGAATTTATCCTGATACTCCACTTCGGCTTCTGCCAGTGCAGAACCACCAACCACACTCCAGTACACCGGCTTGTAACCTTTAACCAGATGGCCGTTTTCAGCAATACGCCCCAATGCCCGAATGATATTCGCTTCAGTATCGAAGTTCATAGTCAGGTATGGATTTTCCCAGTCACCCAACACGCCC
The genomic region above belongs to Amphritea japonica ATCC BAA-1530 and contains:
- the lspA gene encoding signal peptidase II, coding for MTTQRTALSWLWLVAVVLVLDLFTKYQASSLLPYGVAHPQLPVFDLTLLHNTGAAFSFLAKAGGWQRWFFAVIAVVVSIVLLVWMARTPRQQRWLGAGLALLLGGALGNLYDRVVQGYVIDFISLHYDGYYFPAFNLADTAITIGAAMLIIDMIWFSDSNNNSS
- the ileS gene encoding isoleucine--tRNA ligase, which codes for MTDYKPTLNLPNTKFPMRGNLAQKEPQMLKQWQKMDLYQKIREVSAGRKKFILHDGPPYANGDIHIGHAVNKILKDIIVKSRTLAGFDAPYVPGWDCHGLPIEHNVEKKAGKAGVKVSYGDFRKKCREYAARQVAGQKKDFIRLGVLGDWENPYLTMNFDTEANIIRALGRIAENGHLVKGYKPVYWSVVGGSALAEAEVEYQDKFSLAIDVRFAPVDQSAFLSCFDELSGEGEASVVIWTTTPWTLPANQAVSLNAELDYVLVQAGNERLLLVEALVEDAMQRYGIEEYSVVGRCTGAALENQQLHHPFYDKQVPVILGDHVTTEAGTGAVHTAPDHGVEDFNVGRAYGIGTLNLVGPNGVFTANAGEFEGQHVYKVEDAIVAALEANNRLILKNKFSHSYPHCWRTKTPLIYRATPQWFISMEEKGLKQDALDAIKQVEWFPGWGQNRIESMVEQSPDWCVSRQRTWGVPIALFVNKTTAELHPDTANLIEQVALRVEQSGIDAWFDLDAAELLGEEADQYEKVLDTLDVWFDSGVTHHSVLKPTEGLEFPADLYLEGSDQHRGWFQSSLKTSIAINGCAPYKQVLTHGFTVDGDGRKMSKSVGNVVSPQEVMNKYGADILRLWVASTDFSSEMTVSDEILKRTADAYRRIRNTARFLLSNLEGFNPETDMVAPEDMVALDRWAVDRAACLQDELEGHYDQYQMLQVYQKISHFCSLDLGGFYLDIIKDRQYTAKSDSVARRSCQTALYHIVEAMVRWVAPILSFTADEIWKELPGERADSVQLVTWYRGLSKLDDAAVLGRDYWQQVLNVKTVVNKELENQRAAGHIGGSLEAEVTLFCAPELQVQLEQLADELRFVLITSRAQVKPASEAENAVETELEGLSVTVTKSEHAKCGRCWHHREDVGNHPEHEELCDRCVDNVAGDGEQRSFA
- a CDS encoding type IV pilin protein, with the translated sequence MVYAQKRKSWGFTLIELMIAVAIVGLLAAIAYPSYVQYIQRSWRESARLCLLDMSQQLERRFAADLSYGPVLDANGTDFIFTSACAIDGDMGSRYWFHGAVNNGFILLAAPKGGQSNDACGQLGINQSGIKTALGGTASIGDCW
- a CDS encoding PilX N-terminal domain-containing pilus assembly protein is translated as MNLQQGATLVVALVLLLVMALMASTSLQSNVLQLRMAANMQDEAVAFEATETALLYSEKWLSEQDEMPNLIHYDDWRSTSRELVFDSSKGSALKDELLQPGSVDDWETKAHLLSVFDVNARLSATVARPLRVSLEFREYDADNKAIKGSYLGASGSGLFRQLSRNTGATGNSEVVLISEYRKRFEY
- a CDS encoding pilus assembly protein, which produces MTITRMFKALPLLLLFTWQAEAAEYNLAQVPIGVTEAVEPNVMLLLDTSGSMGRAPVSGGASKMEQAKSAAETVIQSGQGMRIGLARLNGNDGGQIDQACGASQTDLLTTLNGYSAGGNTPVAEAHYEVSRYFRGMRGHFSHTGSNYRSPITHQCQKNFTIVLSDGQPTQDGNFSSLNDVDAGSNLPDWDRSDDDNYSYVFRGNTYSYARYFLDDLARFTWETDLSSQEGVQNMHTYTIGFDIDFPMLKEAAVKGHGEYFLAGNETELLTSLNRIFADISRKSFTETRLSANSGYVSAGLNLYQASYNTSDWTGELSAYRAMFDASTGHLGFNQMPSWQASLSIPEPSARRMYTNRGGVGIPFRVDKLNASDKRLLGVSSADELIRYTRGESVVGLRGRNTLLGDIVHSNPIYIGASRGFNSSASYRAFKAATKTREPMIYVGANDGMLHGFRASDGKELLAYIPSVLLPKLKYLAAEEYQHRYYVDGSPMVNDAFIDGDWRTMLAGGLNGGGQGVYVLDITDPDDFTEARADQLFAWEFTDSDDADMGYSYSQPIIVKLKDGHWYAVFGNGYNSTEPDGRTSNTGDAVIYLIDLATGLQMMKLSTDTGIDEAPAGLNRPNGMATLSPVSDDGETVDVIYGGDLYGNVWKFDLSSADSAQWGLAYKLFQACRYSTGSQFCSASDIQAITAGIAVSEDKKGRNMLFFGTGKDFESSDKTDRGLQTLYGVIDKGRIITGGRSALLEQRIYQQGTFDIGGVNRELRLTTNNLLQESQAGWFMDLQNPDASGNGVTLGERVLVEPQLTGLKVTFATKRYTADPCRAGGESSELSLDKFSGSRLSYVTADNNRDGRFDDQDKVTDSNGGKVVASGETLGNGAGSTVIVGDDYNFRIGADDQSDPKKALPDGIQRDPDSSGRTSWRYLERD
- a CDS encoding GspH/FimT family pseudopilin, producing MKYSKEKGFSLIELMIVLSILVILLTIGVPSLVGFVRSQKLESAVQLFKDGYSQARYEAVSRQETIHICPLNNVTNRCGNNWDRGMLTFNDLNGDSQFDPAVDRLLRQSAFPEGVGIVWNQIGFLKIGASGGINKNGTFIIQVRGDSYSKRLVISPTGRIRIG
- the pilV gene encoding type IV pilus modification protein PilV, translated to MCIQGLVSLVFPFVCEQRSFKRSFCDSSVVNKLPQQGASLIEVLVTLVLVAVGLSGMMIMQVRGLEQNQSAYLQTQAIAMAADLADRIRLNKQAALNDLYQLSATDTAADFVNPPITPVGKKLAYNDLNSCLDWIESSLPRGDAVITRNQQVISITVSWGGQDGKPASSYIHEVELI
- a CDS encoding PilW family protein, producing MTPLFLPHKGQSGFSLIELMIASVIGLLLTSAMLIAYVTSARTYQLQDAMSEVQENGRFAIHALLRDLRQSGVGISGNPIIEGVFNTAVDITEFEAIHSDLVINQGSVRSDIVYLPGLGIDGFAYYVGATGVGRIALYRNRDALVEGVTEMVVEYGVDADADKLVDNYKVLASLSAVDRDNIISARVYLLISSSGTGVVDQAQQLAAPFDVVDTSDRRLYQMFAATALIRNALVVKGIDG
- a CDS encoding FKBP-type peptidyl-prolyl cis-trans isomerase encodes the protein MSQLTIAPDAKVTLHFAIKLEDGQVVDSNFEGKPATFVVGDGQLLEGFEKTLMGMKSGDEAVIDIQPEQGFGMSNPSNMQRLPRKQFGDMVLEPGLVVSFADASDGELPGVVAEFDDKMVTVDFNHPLAGKNIKFEVKILSVE
- a CDS encoding GspH/FimT family pseudopilin, translating into MNKQRGFTLIELMVVLAVAGILAGVVAPGFQEMIRNNRITADVNHFVAASHAARSEALKTGVPVILQPIANNWNNGWTVDETVSGGVNLMTFNKSSDIAINSALANIRYNSRGMTTTGNGVLQFCDSRVGETGRQITISLTGRVNTDEFACP